CTCACAAACGGCCAAGTTGAGgtacaaatatattttaaaaaaacgcCCCAAACTCCTCCTTCTCACCTAGGTAGCCAACCTCCCTGATTTGAGTGATTCTTTTCCAATTTTCCAACCCTCCCCCGGTAGCAATTTCCCCAAAATGACAACGCCACCCCTCCCTGCTTTTCAACTGTGTTTCCTGGAAGGAATGTTGTTTTTTAtgtaccccccctccctccttcccctctttccTAACCGGAATGGTAGACTTCCCTGATTTTAACTTTAATTCCGATCTCTCCTCTCTTTTATTGATTCCGAAGATGGTTTCCTGACTTTCCTCCAAAGTTGATTTCCTTTTCCTGCTTCTCCCAAAACTCCAATGACAGTTGTTCATTGGGGATCCTCCGCTTTGTCTCAAACGTACCTTTATTGAAACAATTCCAACGGTTTTCCTCCTCAATCTCAATATGTAACAATGACTTTGACCCTTTTCAACCCAATTCTCCGAAGCCTCTCTTTCCCCCACTCACTCATCAACTCACCAACACTTCAACCTAACAACTGTGTGTTTCCTTCAGGAAGTACTTCCTGGCTGATTAACCGTATtaaccttttcctctcctccttttctctcccgcCATATCTCAGTCTCTCAATCCAGGGCTGCGTCTCTCTCTTCTCCGCCCTACGTCGTCATTCTCATCTCTTGCTCGGGGCTCGTCTCCTTTGTTTTACTGCTCTTCACCTGTCTGTGCTGTAAGAAGGGAGGAGTGGGATTCAATGTAAGTCTCCATCATGTAAGAGACTTATTCACACGTCTTGTCTATTGTGTTGCACTGTCTGCATGCGTGTTGTGTAGATCAATAGATATAGGCATCATATTACACATTGGCCCTTAGGGAAACCCTAAACATTGAGGGCTGTAACAATGTTATAGCATATGGGAATGTCCTGACTTGTCATGGAAGGGCCCAGCACCCCAGGGGCGGTGGGCATCCCCATAATTCAAACCCTCTATGAATCTATTGTCTTTGAATCTGTGATCTTTGGATGGTTCATTGTTTCTTTGGCTGCATGTGCAGCACCACATTTTACCAGAACTATTACAGATGTTGCATGAGCCAGTAAGCTTAGGGTCTGTTTACATTTAATAGATTTCCTCATATTAAATCCAGATAGGCCTTTCTTTGTGACATCTCAGCCAGCACACTGGGTGCATCTCAATTATCTAAAGTGGCTCCCCTCCTTCATCTAAACTGATGTGAAAACATAGGCAACAAGGGGAAAGTAATATGGTGTCTGCCCACCAGTTATTTGTTTACACTTTCCCAATTTCTTTAGAAACGTAAACCACTTTAGGCTATTGACACAGCCACTAGAAAAGCGGTCACTAACCCTCATCCTGGAGAGCTTCGGGTGTGTAGGGTTTTGTTCCAGGACAGGCCAGAACTAACACACTGGATTCAACTAATCAACTACGGTAATAAACAAGAGTTTAATAAGCTGAATCTGGTGTGttggtgctgggctggaacaaaaacctgcAAACCCTGTATCTCCCGGGACCAGGCTTGGTGGATCACTGCTTTTCAAACTTACAATATCTCTAAAGCTTCTACGCTTCCTCTGTTCTTTCCTGTCAAATCAGGAGTTTGACAATGCAGAGGGGGAGGAGTGTTCTGGGTGTTCTAGCCCCGCCCAGGAGGACAGTCTGTCCTCTTGCCCCTCCCTCCCGGAGGTCTACACCCTCCCACTCAGGGACAGGGCTAACTGCCCCGCCCTGCAGGATGGCTCAGGTAACTAAGGCAGACTCTCTGTAGCTGGAGCTGATGGCAGTATAAAGCACATGAATATTAGCAAGCTTGATGGATATCAGAAAACCCCAAATCATGTGTCTTTCTCTTTTCATCTCCTCTATTCTGTCTCTAAAGACTCTAAGTCGAAGTACTTCCGTAGGCACACTCTCAACTACCTTCAGGAAATAGGAAATGGCTGGTTTGGAAAGGTGAGATCACCAACTTATACCTCCACCCTcagttgtgatgtcatcatgtaaTGGTGGTAGCTGGATCTGGCAGTTCTTCCAAATGTCTCTCAACCCATGTTTCCTCTAAAAGACACATCCTTTTAACAGCTTCTCAGTAAATCTAATATTGGCTTCCTACCAGCTCTCATGAGTTATGTCTTCTTCCTACACCACTATATTtctgatctctctccctctctctctctctctctctctctctcttccctctcttctctcccgctccctctctctctccttccttctcctctctttcccccctcttcccctctgtcccacatctctctttctccttccatctctttccccctacctctctctctccctctcctttcctctcctcccctctctctccctcctctctatctctctcctgtctttcccacatctctctttctccttacctccttctccctctctctttctctctcctctcctcttctccctcctctctctctctctctctctctctctctctctcctttcctctccatctctctcctgtctgtcccacatctctctttctccttacctccttctccctctctcttctcttttccctcctctctatctctcctgtctgtcccacATATATCTTTCTCCTtacctccttttccctctctctctctctctctctctctctccctcctctctatctctcctgtctgtcccacATCTTTCTTTCTCCttacctccttctccctctctctcttcttctccctcctctctctccccctctctctctctctcccttcttccctctctctctccctccctcaggtgATCCTAGCGGAGGTGCTGTGTGACTGCAGCTCCTCCCAGGCCGTGGTGAAGGAGTTGCGGGTCAGTGCCAGCCCTCTGGAGCAGAGGAAGTTCTTGGCTGAGTCTGAGCCATACAGGTCAGAGAAACTGACATTTTGTGTCATCAGACACTTTTATTTAAGTTATTTGTTTTTGTGGTttcctgagtgtacaaaacattaggaacacctacctaatattgagttgcaccctctttttccctcagaacagcctcaagtcagggcatggactctacaaggtgtcaaaagcgttccacagggacgctggcccatgttgactccaatgcttcccacagttgtgtcaagttggctagatgtcctttgggtgggggaccattcttgatacacacgggacattgttgagtgtgaaaaacccagcagctttgcagtttttgacacactcaaaccagtgtgcctgacacctactaccataccccattcaaaggcacttaaatcttgtgTCTTGCccactcaccctctgaatggcacacatacacaatccatgactcgattgtctcaaggtttaaatccttatccttatttaacctctcctcccctttatctacactgattgaagtggatttaacaagtgacatcaataaaggataatagctttcacctggattcacctggtctgtctatGTCATGTTACGAGCaggtgtccctaatgttttgtacattcagtgtatataAATCACAGTTCTTGGGATTAACTTCACAGTTAAATCCCAACCTGTACTTCACTCTGGTTGATTTGGTGCTGTTTGAAAAAGATCTACATGGACCAAGTCACATCAGTAGATGTGTTTAATTGTCGTGTGTCATATTGAGATGCTGGTAGTTAGAGACTGCATGCTGCATACAAGTGGTGCAGTGTTAGAACTGTAACATGGAGTGACAGATGACTACTGGTCTGACCTATTTATTATGCTCAACTTAGATTAAAATGACACTTGgcccgccatctctctctctctctctctctctctctctctctctctctctctctctctctctctctctctctctctatacacatTTACAGTTGCCTCTTTTTCTGTCACATATAGAAACACGTTTCtccttcatctttctctctcgctccccctctctctagctctgtctgttTTCTTTCGTCCTCTCCACTTTCTCACTAACAAACCCACCTAAGTAAACATACGCAAACAAATGCGCCCAGAtgttatccccctctcctcttccctcgctCACTTTAACTGCATATCCTCTGCTGCATTGCCTCTCTCGTTtcatcatctttctctctctcccctctctcccccctctcccccctctctctattttcttGCCTTCAGGAGTCTCCAACATCCCAACATCCTTCAGTGTTTGGGCCAATGCAGCGAGAGCATTCCCTTCCTGCTGGTCATGGAGTTCtgtcagttggtgagggccatGTTGTTTTTACTACTATTATGAgatggagaagaagaggagggcaCATTGTAGAGGAGATCCAAAGAGAGGCCATTTTGTTTTGGAATGGATACATTTACTCCATTCCTCTTGTTTGGTCTCATCATTGTGTTTCTATCAGAGACTGATTGATACCTGAGCAACCAGCTGATTGGACTCTCTGGTGACTGGTCAATAAATGAGTCAAATGGATCAATTAAGTGACAAACACCAGACTGTAGCTTCCGTACATGGAAACATATGTTTGGTTAGTTTCCTTTCCCCCCATCAAATAACCATGTAAATACTTGGTGACGTTTCACACTTAGATATACCTTTTGTAGTATAATGTTATGCCAGtcgtttccagctccaacactCAACACCTGCTGCCTCTGTTTGTTTGCTTTCATTCTTGCTCTTTAATCAAAGACCGATTGAGACCTGAAATCCCAAGTGATTGGACTCTCTGGCCAATCAATGACTCAAACAGATCAATTAACGACCAGGGATGGGAGAGAAACAATACCGCAGCCCTTTACCAGAAGAACATAAGCTATAAATCCTCTGTACATTGAAACACACATCCCTTTATCATTTGAAGTATCTTATTCGCCTGTCCTACCACCAGTACAACCTCTATCTCTCTAATGATATTAACTCATTACCAATTCCCCTTCTGCTTTTGAGGACCTTCAGGTTCAGGAAAACACTTAGGAGAGGGTATTTCTCCAGCATAAATGTACAAGTGTACTTGATATATAGCTGAATATGTCCGGTCAAAGTCATAAACTATGTTAATTGTTCTTCTGATTGTTTTAAgtatcacatactgtacatgataTTGGTAATGCTCATTGATGGTGTAATAAATTAATAATATTGGTAACACTCATTGATGGTGTAATAAATTATATTTGTGATGTGTTACCAGGGCGACCTGAAGAGGTACCTGAGAGCCCAGAGGAAGTCAGATGGGATGACCCCTGACCTTCTGACCCGGGAAATGCTGACCCTGCAGAGGATGGCGTTTGAaatcacctctggcctgctgcacCTCCACGAGAATAACTATATTCACAGGTCTGTGAGGTcatatcctgtctctctctggctccagTGGGGTTCCAATAGCTCCAGTGATTGATTGGTTGGTAATTGAGTGATTGATAGTAAATGGATTATGATTGTTTTGTCTCCAGTGATCTGGCTTTGAGGAACTGTCTCCTTACCTCTGACCTCACTGTCAGAATCGGAGACTATGGGCTGTCTCACAACCACTACaaggtatgtttgtgtgtgtgtgtgggcgtgtgcgcTTACCCATGTACTTTACTTGAACCACCACAATCTGTAGACAAGTTATACCactttataccatggcattgttgaataatagtttctgattggcttgtaGGGCATTCTAGAGAGGGCATTATTTCCTTATAATCCACAGTATATTTGCACGATAGAATTCACTGGGTATAGTTATTATATGTTCTATGCTTGAGCTGTATTTGAAAGCAAAAGTTGAAAACATGATTGGCATTGTTGGATttgattttcataatagcaagctaggactcaaatttggttagctaaactagcaagtctgtttgtttggttaccatggCAACTACTGTCTCTATATAGTAAACTTGCTGggtacttcagtggatgttgaacacattttctacctgcaaatgaacacatttctagttataaatgtgttaaattataaccatggtataaaagggataatcaactcggggctctatgcgttctctgcaaaataatgcaactccgtgGAAGGTCAGTTCCGCTCCTTTAGCGTGTCATGGAACACACCTTCCAGGTGGTTCATTATCTTCCAGAGAACACATAGCCCCTTGTTGATTATCCCTAACGTATTGGATGTCCCTAATGGCTTATCTTCAAGTCCATGCatccctctgtgtgtgtttatctgtgtagGATGACTATTACCTAACATCAGACAAGCTGTGGATTCCCCTGAGGTGGATAGCGCCAGAGCTTCTGGAGGAGTACAGAGGATCTCTGATCGTCACTGACCAGACCAAGACCAGCAATCTGTGGTACCTACCATAACACAACCTGCCTCTAAAACGGACAAATAAACAACTGAATATTTCAATAAGCTGTATTCTGTATTTCTTATCTAATTTGATTATTTCTCTATccgccaactctctctctctactcctattttctatctctccctctctttcccctctttatcccacatctctcccctctctttcccctctttatcccacttctctcccctctctctcctttctctcccctctctctcccacttctctcccctctcgctcccccctctctcccacttccctctcctctctctcccacttctctcccctctctctcccacctctcccccccactctcccctctctcccctctctttcccctctttatcccacttctctcccctctctctcctttctctcccctctctctcccacttctctcccctctctctcccacttctctcccctctcgctcccctctctctcccacttccctctcctctctctcccacttctctcccctctctctgccacctctcccccccactctcccctctctcccctccctctccaacttccctctcctctctctttcccatttctctcctctctctcccacttctctcacactctcccctctctctcccctctctctctccccccactctctcccatttctctcccctctctcttccttttctcCCAGGTCTCTGGGGGTGGTGATCTGGGAGCTGTTTGAGTTTGGTTCTCAGCCTCACAGGCACCTGAGTGATGAGGAAGTGTTGACCTTCgtcatcagagagagacagatcaccCTGGCCCAGCCACGGCTCAAACTCTCCCACGCTGACTACTGGTCAGTGGGCCATTTCTTGACTTTTGGTTCTCTAATGATATCTGCATTTGATGAAGAAAGTAGTCGATTACAGATGTGTTACTTTAAAGGCCTACTTTGTCAATAGATCATTAAGGTCAAAGCTAATATATGCAATCCCCTCAAACCTTCTCTTTTTTGGGGGGTggtggtagatcagctttaatattgcagattgtagtttccatcaatgtaattgtctgcatcatttccaatcccccttaTCTTTGTGTTTGTCTTTCCTCTTCCAGGTATGAGATCATGCAGTCCTGCTGGCTCCCTCCTTCCCAACGCCCCTCCATCGCTGAggtattcctcctcctctcctcccttctggcTGCTGAGCGAGGGATGTCCCGAAGGAGTGTGGgagaggatgaggatgatgaggacgaGGAGTatggggaagggagaggaagaagaggagagagcgatGAGTCATTTGAGAGACGGTGGGATTCTCTCCGTCCTCCGGCCTTCCAGGCTGCAGCGAgtgaacgacagagagagagggagtatgggAAGGATGACAGGGGGAACTCCTACCCTCTACTGGACCCCGTGGGGAACTGCATCACCCCATCCTCCACAGAACTCGATGACATCCTGACAGTCACGGAGACCAGTAAAGGGTTAAATTTTGAGTACTTCTGGGAGAAGGCCCATGCGAGGCGGGGCTACCAACCACTTCCTCCTCCCCAGCCAATCCTGACGGTCAACCCATCCCACAGACAATCCCTGGACACACCCACTGTTGTCCCTGTGATAAGTGCACGTAGCCCCTCCCTCGCCAGCGAGTACTTCATCCGATTGGAGGAGCACACCCCTCAGGATAAGTCCCCATCTCTTAAAGGGAAAGCGCAGTCTTTCCGTTCTGACTCGTTGTGTCCTGGAGATCTGGAGCTAGTGGAGATACGCAGCGGGATGCTAGGCAAAGAACGCGTGCCGTACAGTTCTGATGAGGAGTACACTGGGCGAGGTGGGAAATCCATCCAGACCGTCCGATCCAGCGAGGTCCAGCTAAGGGTCCCCAACACTGGGGTGGCAGAGTTCAAAGACACCTCCAGTAGAGTGACTGACTTCTCTGTGGTGGATTTAggagatgatgatgaggaggaggggggtgaagGAGACAGTAGGTCATCCACTGGTTCTCAGGCTCCTGTCCTGCCTCCCAAGCCACGTTCTATGTCAACCTCCTCGGGCAACCACCTCCACTCGCGCCCCCTCCCTGCGCCTCCGTTGGGCTACCACCGAGTAGGGCTTGGGCTGGGTCACTATTCCATGAGTGGTAAGATAGAAACGATGGACCCTCTGATGGGCAGCTGCCTGCCATCATCATATGATCACTTAGGGTTCCACCGTCCTCGTCAGACCATGCCCCCCTCCCCGtcactctccccctccctaccccagtccagcCACCCCATCTACCCCACTCCCCAAAcatgtcctccccctctcccacccCACTACAAGCCCCAAAGGGGCCTGTATCACAGCTATGGTGTAGGTAGCTTCTCCAGATACAGTAAGCCCCAGATGTACTCTCAAAGAGACCCACTATCCTGTGACTGCTCAGACCGACAAGGTGGTGTACGGCGCACAGCATCCTTGCACAACACAAAGGGAACATCCAATTTCCGCTCAAAAGACTTTGACTCTCCCGTACGACGCCAGAACGTATTTCGCCCTGTTTACCGCAACATCTCCCACTCCGAGTCCGGGGTCCACAGAATTGAGAGGCACTCGTCCTCCAGTCCCACCTATTCAGATGAGGATGATTCCCCCTTTATGTCCCCTGAGAAACCCAGTGGTGGAGGGACAACCGTCCCGACCTCTAGTTTGTCAGAGGATTCGGATCCGGCCACAGCCGAGCTCTTCTCCAGGGGTATGAAGAGGACTCAGTCACGCCTCGCCACCATCCTGCCTGCCATCTGGAGGGAGGACGCGGAACTGCAGGCGGATAGCGTAACCGACGCCAAGAAATCCCCCATGCACCTGTTTCTGACTGAGATCTCTAGTGTGTCAGAGTCAAATGATGCCAAGTCCAAGGAAGGGAGGACCTcatgggagggagagacagagcggGAGAAGAAAAGGGATGGGGAGAGGTCGGGGAACTTCCTCCAGCCCTTGAGAGGGGGGATGCGTCGGTCCCAGTCGCTGGTCACAGAGCTGGGCTCTATAGAACAGACATTGgggccagacagaaacacacagatggGGACAGAGTTGGAGAGGGTGAGGAAAGGCTCCATCCAGAGAGATCTATTCCTCACTGAGATCACAAACACAGGAAGGATGGATGCAGGCATGGAGAGAGATCCGGTGAAGTTCCTCCACCCTCCTGGCTCTCATTTGCGTCCCTACACCTTCACCTGCGCCCCCGGCCTCCCGTCCTACACTGAGGCCAAGGAGGCATACTCCAGGGGCATGAGGAGATCCCGATCCCTCCTCTCCGAAATCACAGTGGGGAGGCAGGAGTCGGAGTCACAGGAGacggagaaggagacagagaagggacaGATGACCAGAGAGGAGTTCCTGAAGGAGATCCAATCAGCAGAGACCTTTTTGACGGAGATCATATCCAGACAAAACACAACCGCCTTCAACAAGCATTGCGAGGACTTGTCTCAGTCACCCACTCCAATGTCACCAGAATACGAGTCAATATGCATAGATCCTGACTCCTCTCAGACCATCCGTTTCCAATCAGAGAGTTCCATACGTACATCAAACAGAGGCAAAGACGATGTAGCACCGGAGGCCATTTACGCCCAAGTGACTAAACGGGCAAAAAAGAGTGAGATAAAGGTCACTATACGGCCTGAGATCCCAGTACTGCAAATAGGATCAAATAAACAGTCTGTCAAACAGGAAGAGGAATGTCCCACAGACACGACCTGCCTCAAGGACTCACCCAGCTCACTCACAGATCCCACCGCTGACACCAACTCTCACCCAGACTCTCAGCCCCAGCATGGTGACTTTGTGTTCTCAGAGATAATGCCAAAAAATGGCCTCCTCCTTTACCAAACATTCCCCAGTACAAAAACAGAGGAGGACGTTTCAGAAGGTCCAGCCCTACCTgtaagagaaacacagagagtcagAGAAAGGGTTGAGCTCTCAAGACAAGCTCAAGTTCAGTCTTTATCTCAAGACAGTGTTACTGGAGAAGTGGAAGAATCTGAGAAGAAACCATGTAATGATGAGTCACCTATTTCTGCAGATGAGAAAGAGAGCAGGGGTCAGAATAATGTTGGGGAAAGGAATTGTGAGAGAATGAAAGGTGATGCTGAGGTCAGAGATACAGGGCAAGGAGGTCAGAAGCAGGACGTTGATGACATTTTACATGACTTAACAACAGAGACATCAGAAACCGATAGAGCATGTCAAATTGAATCTAAAGATCACAAGGAAGAAGGATCAGAGAGTTCAAAAGGTTGTGACAGTCAAATGAAGAACGACACATCACATTGTTCTAATGCTCAGTCACATAACCCAAATGTTGAAAGCTATATACAAATCAACAAACAGAATTCACAGATCAACCAGGAAGGAAGGTCAGACCCAAGTCAAAAGAGCCCTACAGCCGTTCCCACCACCCCAGACTGGGACCcatcctctgacctctctctctccaccatgacCCCCTCAGACTCATTCCTGTCATCTTTGACCCCCAGTTCAGCCGACTGTCTGACCCCAGGTGACCCGTGTGTTGGAGGTGAAGGACCAGGTGGTTGGAGGGTGCTGGGGACAGAAACCCCCCACAGAGACTCCGCCTACTTCTCTGACAGTGACTGGGAAGGGGAGGGGCTTAGCAGGAAGGGCAGTGATGGACTGAGTGTGACCAGACCCGGCAGCGGacgaggtggagagagggggacgcTGACAGGAATAGAAGAGAAGACAGAATTAGAGGATGAGGGAGAAACCGGGGGAAAGAGACCCTTGAAGAGGATTTCAAATAAGGGAATTGACattgagagggaaaaggagacagTTCTTGAACAGAATGCTCATGTGCAGGATATCTCTCAAAACAGTGATGATGGATATAAAGACATATCGAGTATTCAGGAGAACGATCTCAGTCTGAAAGAAGTAGAACATAAAACAGGGTTAGAATCAGAACAGAGAGAAGATTCTGGAATGTTCCACAATGAGAGCGGAGAGTCAGATGAAAAGGGCCTAGTCCATCCGGGACTACTGTCTGATAACTCACAGACCAAGGAGAACAATGAGTTTATAGCTAAGCTGTTCTCTAATTTAGATGATACACCTCTCAAAGGGTTCTCTTACAATGATGGAACTCAAATTTGTAATCATTACACAGAAGGTGTGATTTCTCATGTGGAGTCGAATGATTTTAGATTCCATGACTCCACAGACAAAGACTTGACATTGCCTTCTAATAATACCACTAAGACAGATTGTTTGAAATTAATATCTGCCATTCAGACAAAGGATAACAAACTTGAGAATGAAGAACTTCCAGGTAttgaagagagagaaaatgataaTTCCATGAAAGACACTACGGAACCAGTGACAGCGTTACATGGCGACCATGATAACAGAGAATCCAGGCTATCTAGGTTCTacggtattcaaaccagcgagGTCAAACTCAGTGACGATATTCCAGTAGTACTGGAGCCCAATGACGGAGAGAGCACCAATGACGAAGAGAGCAAACTGGCTTCTTCTTTCTGGGCCGAGGGGGACACTGAAGAGTCTGAAAGAGAAGACGGACAAGGTTTGGAGATTCAACACACAGACGCCAATGAGCTTGGCCTGAGAAATTTGTGTTACTCAGAGGAAAGCGAAGACGAGAGGGCCAAGGCCAaatcagagacagagaaacagcttGCCGCTGGAGAGCTGTGTAATGCCATGAAGGAGAAATCTCCTCAAAGAGGACCAGTGACGGGGAGCCAGAGTGGGTCTTTGAGCAGGGATGGGTCTGCTGAGACTGTGGACAGGGAGTCATCTAAGGATCTGGAGTTGAAGGCTAAAGAGCTGTGGAACactctggaggagggggaggggagagggggaggagtggtGAGGGGCGAGTTCGACTGTCACCGTTTCCAGCAGGGAGACCTGCACCTGTGGCCATCGGAGAACGACCAGTGGGCCTCGTCGGAGAGCAGAATCCAGGAAGCTGAACTCGGATTGGAATTCTTCTCAGCGTTCGGAAAGACCTGGGAGGAAAGGGAGCAGCTGGTGGTAGGCCGGGAATTCTGGGAGGCTGAGGAGAACGATGAACTGGCGAGGAGTGAGCCTCATCCAGCCGTCCTCCAAGATAGTGAAGATAATTCTAATGACGAGAGGCAGGGACGGGTAGCCTACCTGGAAATAAAGGGAGAGTTGTCCCAGAAACAGGCTCTTTCCAGTAGCATTGACAGCCAACTATCCCAGGCACTGGATGTACAGCAAGAGGAAAATATAGAAAATCCAGATAGGTTTGACGATGATGATGAGCAAAATGTTGAAGGTGATCAGCTAGTGGTTGAGGTGGAAAACCGAGAAATCCCAGAGCATGAGACCTTTGCAAGAGGGAGGGAGCAGTTCAGGTCACTCACTGAGACGGGTGGAGACAGTAAAAGTCAAACTGCATCTCTTCTAAACGACTTGGATGGAAATATTGCTCAAGATGAGGGAAATCAGAACTTCAACAGGTTGAATCATCTCAGTGAAGTGGAAGAAGGGGCAATGGCCGAAAATAGCCTAGAAAAAGAACAGGACTTTGAATTAGACAACCATCTTGCTCCCACAGTAAAGAGTATATATTTGGGTGTATCTATCTGCCTCACTGGAGTACCACAGGTAGATTTGTCAGGATTACAACATATTGAGCCAAGCATATGCATTGAAGAAGCTGACTCTACTTGCCAGCTTGTGGGGGAGGACAGAGAAGGGGGAGTAGACATT
The sequence above is drawn from the Salmo salar chromosome ssa05, Ssal_v3.1, whole genome shotgun sequence genome and encodes:
- the LOC106605755 gene encoding uncharacterized protein isoform X5 codes for the protein MRRHCWVIVLAGMLSYFNPERALGAPQREYGSLLTNGQVEEFDNAEGEECSGCSSPAQEDSLSSCPSLPEVYTLPLRDRANCPALQDGSDSKSKYFRRHTLNYLQEIGNGWFGKVILAEVLCDCSSSQAVVKELRVSASPLEQRKFLAESEPYRSLQHPNILQCLGQCSESIPFLLVMEFCQLGDLKRYLRAQRKSDGMTPDLLTREMLTLQRMAFEITSGLLHLHENNYIHSDLALRNCLLTSDLTVRIGDYGLSHNHYKDDYYLTSDKLWIPLRWIAPELLEEYRGSLIVTDQTKTSNLWSLGVVIWELFEFGSQPHRHLSDEEVLTFVIRERQITLAQPRLKLSHADYWYEIMQSCWLPPSQRPSIAEVFLLLSSLLAAERGMSRRSVGEDEDDEDEEYGEGRGRRGESDESFERRWDSLRPPAFQAAASERQREREYGKDDRGNSYPLLDPVGNCITPSSTELDDILTVTETSKGLNFEYFWEKAHARRGYQPLPPPQPILTVNPSHRQSLDTPTVVPVISARSPSLASEYFIRLEEHTPQDKSPSLKGKAQSFRSDSLCPGDLELVEIRSGMLGKERVPYSSDEEYTGRGGKSIQTVRSSEVQLRVPNTGVAEFKDTSSRVTDFSVVDLGDDDEEEGGEGDSRSSTGSQAPVLPPKPRSMSTSSGNHLHSRPLPAPPLGYHRVGLGLGHYSMSGKIETMDPLMGSCLPSSYDHLGFHRPRQTMPPSPSLSPSLPQSSHPIYPTPQTCPPPLPPHYKPQRGLYHSYGVGSFSRYSKPQMYSQRDPLSCDCSDRQGGVRRTASLHNTKGTSNFRSKDFDSPVRRQNVFRPVYRNISHSESGVHRIERHSSSSPTYSDEDDSPFMSPEKPSGGGTTVPTSSLSEDSDPATAELFSRGMKRTQSRLATILPAIWREDAELQADSVTDAKKSPMHLFLTEISSVSESNDAKSKEGRTSWEGETEREKKRDGERSGNFLQPLRGGMRRSQSLVTELGSIEQTLGPDRNTQMGTELERVRKGSIQRDLFLTEITNTGRMDAGMERDPVKFLHPPGSHLRPYTFTCAPGLPSYTEAKEAYSRGMRRSRSLLSEITVGRQESESQETEKETEKGQMTREEFLKEIQSAETFLTEIISRQNTTAFNKHCEDLSQSPTPMSPEYESICIDPDSSQTIRFQSESSIRTSNRGKDDVAPEAIYAQVTKRAKKSEIKVTIRPEIPVLQIGSNKQSVKQEEECPTDTTCLKDSPSSLTDPTADTNSHPDSQPQHGDFVFSEIMPKNGLLLYQTFPSTKTEEDVSEGPALPVRETQRVRERVELSRQAQVQSLSQDSVTGEVEESEKKPCNDESPISADEKESRGQNNVGERNCERMKGDAEVRDTGQGGQKQDVDDILHDLTTETSETDRACQIESKDHKEEGSESSKGCDSQMKNDTSHCSNAQSHNPNVESYIQINKQNSQINQEGRSDPSQKSPTAVPTTPDWDPSSDLSLSTMTPSDSFLSSLTPSSADCLTPGDPCVGGEGPGGWRVLGTETPHRDSAYFSDSDWEGEGLSRKGSDGLSVTRPGSGRGGERGTLTGIEEKTELEDEGETGGKRPLKRISNKGIDIEREKETVLEQNAHVQDISQNSDDGYKDISSIQENDLSLKEVEHKTGLESEQREDSGMFHNESGESDEKGLVHPGLLSDNSQTKENNEFIAKLFSNLDDTPLKGFSYNDGTQICNHYTEGVISHVESNDFRFHDSTDKDLTLPSNNTTKTDCLKLISAIQTKDNKLENEELPGIEERENDNSMKDTTEPVTALHGDHDNRESRLSRFYGIQTSEVKLSDDIPVVLEPNDGESTNDEESKLASSFWAEGDTEESEREDGQGLEIQHTDANELGLRNLCYSEESEDERAKAKSETEKQLAAGELCNAMKEKSPQRGPVTGSQSGSLSRDGSAETVDRESSKDLELKAKELWNTLEEGEGRGGGVVRGEFDCHRFQQGDLHLWPSENDQWASSESRIQEAELGLEFFSAFGKTWEEREQLVVGREFWEAEENDELARSEPHPAVLQDSEDNSNDERQGRVAYLEIKGELSQKQALSSSIDSQLSQALDVQQEENIENPDRFDDDDEQNVEGDQLVVEVENREIPEHETFARGREQFRSLTETGGDSKSQTASLLNDLDGNIAQDEGNQNFNRLNHLSEVEEGAMAENSLEKEQDFELDNHLAPTVKSIYLGVSICLTGVPQVDLSGLQHIEPSICIEEADSTCQLVGEDREGGVDIVNTSEDLRDISLLCDLVSYPNDNDLEDIASCTDLSGSQGDNFQFSSVDFPSPPPSIDLDMQEDRLQSLDDSFPSPPPSVIEIDDDSDLINLDYLGSDFITSAERDPTMPPTPHTDILEPPPLQPTTTHSRGISANLNLSPVHSTLPVFSGESQSQSRLTSNMSEDDRYNLSQKNTTTTSTTLLSFPQSPLNTIPELLISEWKDLDEEPLEDFEKLEQLCCISGDEEDTLGDLFLGNLELLESMKKTPEQKDKGSGESDKGEETCGTSMPEGKRRVELKEEVDGISESADWLARSVPSAVQDIPTGAKLSPQEERRERQFPSTFSPCHSPDSKDQRSLSKMPTKNGLMMQVCEERLQFSLCENVKTNVLRGATVSDSVILHPWGDQPLDGGGDTVSVKDVGSEEEPDTEPNSEPQSESDATDSEPLTVIQQPEVTPPQPVANQAMKAKLARLSLSLSLPPLPLALPLSSSPKGGFREGGLHRDRSGRRRGASPGSDPDEDEEEEQEDEGSRRVIVVTETDVGKRVGLRSLLKSPREPIDKEKDRGRNVSFFDDVTVYLFDQETPTSELSSSTRTSPAPAPNKSTKFDLHGANSKGKDSKRKGDLSVKPRSPVAANPVTSSRFTVSPADDPHLV